A stretch of Candidatus Thorarchaeota archaeon DNA encodes these proteins:
- a CDS encoding DsrE family protein yields the protein MSHLIILNDPPYGTERSYNGLRLAMALKKKDPDLALNIFMIGDGVSCAAAGQKTPDGYYNLARMIRALLAKDVTIKCCGTCLDARGLNEESLVSGVERGSMSDLAEWTMESDNVISF from the coding sequence ATGAGTCATCTCATAATTCTGAACGATCCCCCGTATGGTACTGAGCGTTCATACAACGGATTGCGCCTGGCTATGGCGCTAAAGAAGAAAGACCCGGACCTTGCGCTGAATATTTTCATGATTGGTGACGGAGTATCCTGCGCTGCAGCCGGTCAGAAGACCCCCGATGGCTACTACAATCTTGCAAGGATGATACGTGCATTACTCGCCAAGGACGTGACCATAAAATGCTGTGGAACGTGTCTTGATGCACGAGGCCTGAATGAGGAATCACTGGTCTCAGGCGTTGAACGCGGCAGTATGAGTGACTTGGCTGAATGGACCATGGAATCTGATAATGTGATTTCGTTTTAG
- a CDS encoding type II toxin-antitoxin system VapC family toxin, whose amino-acid sequence MENDVNHEAANGFLPEIERGEFGRMLTTDYVLDELTTLTMARVNHDAAVKLYESIMDSKSIETVHVTEELRAKAFAIFRNYPARGYSFTDCVSFALMKSLDVDDVFAFDAHFTHFDYNVYPEIRH is encoded by the coding sequence GTGGAAAATGATGTAAATCATGAGGCGGCAAATGGCTTCTTACCAGAAATTGAGCGGGGCGAATTTGGGAGGATGCTCACGACGGACTATGTTCTGGACGAACTGACGACTCTGACAATGGCAAGGGTCAATCATGATGCGGCAGTAAAGCTCTATGAGTCAATCATGGATTCAAAGTCAATAGAGACTGTTCACGTAACTGAAGAGCTTCGAGCCAAAGCATTCGCTATCTTTCGGAATTATCCGGCAAGAGGATACAGTTTTACCGACTGTGTGAGCTTTGCACTTATGAAATCACTTGATGTTGATGACGTGTTCGCTTTTGATGCACACTTCACT